CCTCCTCAATGGCTCGCAGGATGGTGGGCAGTGGTTCCAGGGTGTCTCGGGTTGTCTGGTGAGGCATGCAGGACAGAGACTGAGCAAAGTCTCCAGGGTCAGAGTCTCCCAAGCCTTCTTGCCTCCCTACTCTGGGTTCAGGCCATACCTGGTCAAGCTCAGCAAAAATTGTACAGAGCTGGGCATGCAGGACAGCTAACTGGAGGGCCAGATCACCACTGCCCTGGTAACCACTGGGGGCAGCATCCACATCCACCATGGCTACCTGGTCCAGGAAGCATTGCATGGCTGGTCCATGTTCCTCCAGGAAGCTATTCATGAAGCCCATGTAGGCCTCCTTCTCACCGAACCTGGATCAGGGCCAGGCTGGGTGGGTCAggtcaggcacctgccacccccaCACTCCCAGCATGGTCCCCCCACCCCTAGCTTCCCAGCACCTACGGGGCACGGTTGGCGAGGTTCTGGATGACCTTGGCAATCAGTGTGAGGGTGCGGGCTGGGCCGGGTGCTGGATGGTCTGGTGCCAAACCAAAGAGGCTGGGTGCCAGGATGGCAGGGCACAGGAGCCGCAGGAAGAGGGAGGCGCACACCAGTCGGGGGCCCAGCACCTCAGAGCCACGTTCTTTACATGCTTCTCGCCAGCTTGAGAACACGATGCCCAGCTCCGCAGGGAACCAGCTGGTGCAGAAGAGGCAATGAATGGTCAGACGGGGAGGCTATGGGCATAAAGGTTAAAGTCATAAGGTTGGGAGTCCCAGAAGCACTGCATGATTGGTCCATGATCCTCCAGAGAGCTATTCATGAAGCCCATGCAGGCTTCCTTCTCACTGAACCTGGGGTCTGGGCTCTAGGATTGGGAATATCTGAGATAACAATGCTTGGGGTTATGAATCAGCATGGGGCCATGGCTTATGGTGTAGCTATGGCAATCGCTGGGGATAATACTCTTATAGTTGGGGATACAGGGTCACATGAAGACAGAGGTTATGAGCTTGGATGTACTTATAATTAGACATGAGACTGGTGGGCCAGAGTACAAGATATAAAGTAGGATTGGGGCTCTGGAGGTCACCTAGGGTCAGAAGTCACTTGATTGAAGTCAGGGATTAGGTATGCAGGTTAACCTAGGGTCAGAGGTCAAGGGATTGGAATCCCAGGTCTCCTGTGATCAGTTGCATGGGATTTGAGGTGGAGGGTCACTTAAAGCCAGGGATCATGGACTTGGGGCATCATCTGGTCATAGGATTGAGGTCCTATGTTAACTGGAGCCAGTGGCATGAAATTGGGGATATGGAATCAACTGTGGTTACAGGACAAGGAATTGGGTCTCAGGTTActtggggtcagtggtgataggGTTGCATGGTGATAGGGTTGCCAGATGCAGCAAACGAAACTTCAGGACATCCAGTTAAACATGAATTTCAGATAACggagtgatttttatttatatttttacttttatttgggacagggtctctgtcaaccaggctggggtgctgtggcatgatcatagctcactgcagccttgaatcctgcgctcaagcgatcctccagcctcggctgggaatacaggtgtgtgccaccatgcctagctcatttttaaaaagctttttggagagatggagtcttgctatgttgcccagactggccttgaactcctgggctcaagcaatcctcttgtctcggcctcctaaagcattgggattacgggcgtgagtcaccatgcctggttcaaatgagtaattttttagtataagcatGGTCCCAATTATTGCATCAAATTTAACTGAGTGtctcctgtattttatctggccaCCCTAAACTGGAGGTCGGGGCTAGCATGGTAAGCAGGGGTGGGCTAAGCTGCTGGGGCCCTGATTCTCACTCGTAGGAATGGATAATGGTTTCGAAGACCTCCTCGCAGCTGTTCCGAAGTCTGGCCTGGTGCTCTGGCAGCTCCGAGGCTGGACATTTGCTGGGGTCCACTTCACAGTCCTCAGTAGAAGCACAGAGACGCCGCACAACCTGTCCTGCAGCCCAGCACAGCCAGATAGGGGCTGGGGCCATGACCACCAAAACCTGCCACACCCATCCTCCAACCTTGTCTTCAGGTTATTCCGGAGGCACCCAACATCTTGGGGAGCTCCCAATTGTCCCCAGGATCCTAGCACCCCCAAAACACCACTCACTACCAGAATCCAGGTTGCTCAAGGACTCTTAGAACTTCACCCAGGTCCCCTAGCTCACCAGCAGGCCGCTGACATGGACTCTCCCCCAGCTCACCCAGGGTCTCCTGGAGGTAATCCTGTGCCACGAGCTTCATGTACTCATCGATAGCCTTGGTGGCCAATGTGTTTTCCCGGAACAGCAGCGCCTCACGGCCTCCACAGCGCGCCAGCTCCGCAGTGCCCAGGTCAGTCACCAGCGCCTAGGAAGGGCAGGAGGTCAGGTTGCACCAGATGCAGACAGAGTCCAAGGGAATTCGGATCCTTGGCTGGTCCCTCACACCAGAGGCACAGGCCCCGCCCCTTGTAGCTGATGCTTAGGCCCAGTCCTTACTGCTGGGGCTCATAACCGAGGCCGGAACCTCTAACCCTCACAGCAGAAATTTAAGCCTTTCAGCGCTGAGGTGCAACCTGGGCCCCGCCCCTCACGCGTGATGCTCAGGCCCCTGTCGCAGCTGAAGCTTAGGCTCCGCTCTTCAAGGTGTCCCGCCCCTTATGGGTGATAATTAGGCCCCGCCCCTCACAGCTGAAGCTCAGGCCCAGTCCTTCAAGGTGCCCCGCCCCTTACAGGTGCagctcagccccagcccctcacAGCTGACGCTCAGGTCCCGCCCTTCAAGGTGCCCCGCCCCTTACGGGTGATGTTCAGGCCCCGCCCTTCTAGGTGCCCCGCCCTTCTAGGTGCCCCGCCGCTTACAGGTGACACTTGGACCACGCCCCTCACACCCCTTCAAGGTGTCTCCCCCATTACAGGTGCAACTCAGGTCCTGCGCCCCAACTCCTGCCCGAAGCGCGTTATCGGTCTACCCCTGGTAGCCCCGGTCCGCGCTGTCGCGGTGCCGCACCTGCGCCCGGCCGGTGGCCCGCAGCACGCGCACCATGGCTGCCGCCAGCTCCTCCTTGGCCTGCGCAGGCAGCGCGGGCTCCAGGGCCCCGCAGAGGCGCGCATAGTGGAAGGTGAGGAACTCCGCCAGCTCCTTGTAGCGCTCGGACGGCAGCACGCGCAGGCGACGCGCCCGAATCCGCGCCCGCAGCGCTGCGCCCGCCGGCGCCCCGAGCAGCGGGAACCAGCGCTCCAGACCGGCGGCAGGCGCGCGTGGGGCGTCCAGCTCCTCCAGCGCCAGGGCCACGCGGCCCAGCACCGCGCTTCCCGGGCCCAAGCCGCGCAGCCGCAGCGACAGGCGACGTGCCGGTGGCAGCGCCTCGAAGTGGAAGCGCTCGGCCCAGAAGAGCTGGCCTGGGCCGGCCCGAGGCGCCGTGCGTGCCAGCAGCGCGCCATCCAGCCACAGCTCGGCGCGCACGCCGGGTGCCCCCGCCGCTGCTCGGGGAAGCCCCTTCGCTTCGTGCACCCACACGCTCAGCCATGTCTCTTCCCGCTCCACGTTGTCCTGCAGATGGGAGTGGGATGGGGGGAAGCGTTTTGGTTTGTTGGCACCCCAAAGAAGGCACCGCAAGTGAAGCGTGGAGCCTCAAACCTGTTGCGTCGGGTCCCTAGGGAGATTGCTGGGCCTTTGGGGAAAGAAGTGGAGCCACGGGAGTCCGGAGGCGGTTACGCGGAAGTCTTCTAGCTTTTCTGGGCTCTCCGGGAGAGTTGGGGGCTCCAGGGCATACAAGAGTAGTACTGGAGTAAAGACTTCGCGATTGCCTGGCAGGCAGGGCTTTGGGTGCATATGGGGCCGGGAGTGGACAGAAGGGGCGGGTCTGATATTCCCGGGGCTGGTAATAGATGGAAGGGGAGTCTTGGAGCCGTTGCAACGATGCAGGCGGGGCAGGTGTGTTGGGGGCGCGGGTTATGGAGCGAGCTGGCTTTGGGTAGAGTGGAAGGGGCGGGCCAGGCCTGTGGGCGGGGTCTCCGTGTCCCGCTTTTCTGAGGGCAATGACCTGGGTGGGCTGGAATTGGCGACGAAGGTCCTCGATCCAGCGGTCTCTCTCAGCGGCCGAGCGACAAGAGAAGCAGCGGCTTCCACCCGTCCAGGTTACCTGTTGGGATGGAGAATCCAACGGTGTGATCGAGGCCAAGGGTGAAGCcaaagggtgggaggtgggactGAGGTGGAATCGAGGTGGACTGTCTACACTTACCTGAAAGCAGTGGGGCTcccccaggaggctggggtgcagtggccagATCCGCACATCCCGCTCGGCACCCAGGTCCAGTTCAGAGAGTGTGGCCAGCGACTCCCTAGAGCCCAGAGCACTGGGGGGTCTGGGAAGGGGGTGGGTGAGCACACCGTCATTCCTGcctcttccccatcccccatAGCCTGAAGGGTAGAGGAAGGCCAGGAAGGACTTCAACCCAATTCGGATCCCGTTTCTCCCCcgtgccccccccaccccccgccatgGCACCTCCTTGCTTTTAGGATAAACTCAACTCCTGGTGACCTACATGACCAAGCTGGGTCCAGATGTTGTCACCTCATCTCCCTCCACCTAATCCATCACTTTCTGAgctccagcctccctggccttgttttattttatcctatttatttatttatttatttatttgagacagagtcttgtttagTGCggtggctggatctcagctcactgcaacctctgccttccaggttcaagtgattttccttcctcagcctcccaagtagctgggatcacaggtgcccaccaccatgcctggctaattttctaatttttatatttttagtagaggtggggtttcaccatgttggccaggctggtcttgaactcctgatcccaagtgatccacccgcctcagcctcaccaaagtgtgggattacaggtgtgagccaccgtgcccagccctatttatttatttatttatttattgagatggagtcttgcccttttgcccaggcaggagtgcagtggcacaatcttggctcactgcaatgtccacctcccaggtttaagcgattcttctgcctcagcctcctgagtaactgggattacaggcattcgccaccatgcctggctaattttgtattttaagtagagatgggatttcaccacgttggccaggctggtcttgaactcctgacctcaaatgttccacctgcctctgcctcccaaactgtgggattacaggtgtgagccaccgcacccagccctatttatttttgagacacaatcttgctctgttgcccaggctggagtgcagtggcatgatctctgtgcactgcagcctcaacttcccaggctcaagcaatcctcccactcagcctccccagtaggtgggactacaggtgcccgccaccatgcctagctaatttttgtattttttgtagaaatggggtct
The DNA window shown above is from Homo sapiens chromosome 19, GRCh38.p14 Primary Assembly and carries:
- the RASAL3 gene encoding RAS protein activator like-3 isoform 3 (isoform 3 is encoded by transcript variant 3) translates to MDPPSPSRTSQTQPTATSPLTSYRWHTGGGGEKAAGGFRWGRFAGWGRALSHQEPMVSTQPAPRSIFRRVLSAPPKESRTSRLRLSKALWGRHKNPPPEPDPEPEQEAPELEPEPELEPPTPQIPEAPTPNVPVWDIGGFTLLDGKLVLLGGEEEGPRRPRVGSASSEGSIHVAMGNFRDPDRMPGKTEPETAGPNQVHNVRGLLKRLKEKKKARPPSALGSRESLATLSELDLGAERDVRIWPLHPSLLGEPHCFQVTWTGGSRCFSCRSAAERDRWIEDLRRQFQPTQDNVEREETWLSVWVHEAKGLPRAAAGAPGVRAELWLDGALLARTAPRAGPGQLFWAERFHFEALPPARRLSLRLRGLGPGSAVLGRVALALEELDAPRAPAAGLERWFPLLGAPAGAALRARIRARRLRVLPSERYKELAEFLTFHYARLCGALEPALPAQAKEELAAAMVRVLRATGRAQALVTDLGTAELARCGGREALLFRENTLATKAIDEYMKLVAQDYLQETLGQVVRRLCASTEDCEVDPSKCPASELPEHQARLRNSCEEVFETIIHSYE
- the RASAL3 gene encoding RAS protein activator like-3 isoform 2 (isoform 2 is encoded by transcript variant 2), which encodes MDPPSPSRTSQTQPTATSPLTSYRWHTGGGGEKAAGGFRWGRFAGWGRALSHQEPMVSTQPAPRSIFRRVLSAPPKESRTSRLRLSKALWGRHKNPPPEPDPEPEQEAPELEPEPELEPPTPQIPEAPTPNVPVWDIGGFTLLDGKLVLLGGEEEGPRRPRVGSASSEGSIHVAMGNFRDPDRMPGKTEPETAGPNQVHNVRGLLKRLKEKKKARLEPRDGPPSALGSRESLATLSELDLGAERDVRIWPLHPSLLGEPHCFQVTWTGGSRCFSCRSAAERDRWIEDLRRQFQPTQDNVEREETWLSVWVHEAKGLPRAAAGAPGVRAELWLDGALLARTAPRAGPGQLFWAERFHFEALPPARRLSLRLRGLGPGSAVLGRVALALEELDAPRAPAAGLERWFPLLGAPAGAALRARIRARRLRVLPSERYKELAEFLTFHYARLCGALEPALPAQAKEELAAAMVRVLRATGRAQALVTDLGTAELARCGGREALLFRENTLATKAIDEYMKLVAQDYLQETLGQVVRRLCASTEDCEVDPSKCPASELPEHQARLRNSCEEVFETIIHSYE